The Rhinolophus sinicus isolate RSC01 linkage group LG15, ASM3656204v1, whole genome shotgun sequence region AAAATCCTGGTCCTCACGAAGGTGTAGGAATGGACGATGTGCAACCCTTCAGACCAGGTGCACTTTGCAATACCAGTTTAATTTTGGGAAGGAGTACGCAAGGACATTTGGCATGCTCGCAGTCTTCTATTCagaattcctttcttttgttaCAATTTAATGGAAGGATTTCACATAAGCAACATGATGTCACTGTTGGTATTGatgtttgaaaaaaaagacatcgacaggaataagaaaacaagattttaaaaatgtgactttaaTTCAGATGTTTCTCCTCTTGGTTCGATATCCTAAATGTCCCAGTTTGGAACCCCTGTACTTAATAGGGGTTCTCAGAGGTTAATTATCACACTGGAAGATATTTCCAGGGTTTGAAAATGGTTCTTTGAATTTTGACCTTTACCCAGAGTAAGCCTCAGTTGCTACCATGtcaattgtgttttaaatttacttCCTCTTAGTGTTGTAACACTGATGGTCTTAAGACAACCAGATGTTCTGCTGAGCAGACACCgggtgtgtgtgtacgcgcgctTATGGTGtctttgattattaaaaatgGGAGAAGTAATTAATCGTAATGAATATTTGGTAGACACAATCTTTGAAAACAGGAATTCTGAAGCTTTTGTGCCTTGGGATGCTTTtatgctattaaaaattattgagaattccaaagaatatttttaagtcGGTAGTCTCCGTAGATAGTTAcagtattagaaataaaaactgaacaaTGTAAAATACGAGCTCACACAGGCATGCATTCCATGAACCATTAGAGCTAAGACCCAGTCACCATCAGACCTATGATGTTACCATCAGAGCTGTGATATCACGGCCGTGGAGAACTCTACTGCACACTTAGAAGAGAATGAGAGTGACAATGGCAAATGACATTTAGTCTTTCTGTGAAAATAGTTGTGACCTTTTCGGGCCCCACGACTTACAGATCTTGGGACTTCAGGGATTCTTACATGACATTGGAAACCACCGTTTGAAATGATGTACGGGCTTCCTGGACGTGAAATGATAAAACAGGCTTTAAAGCTTCACTTCTacaattgtgtttttctttcacttgtcttaaaaagttttaagctgagaatattgtttaaaaaacaaaaggaaaatagttttGTCATATATTCGTTTTCTGTCTCATGGTGCCCTGTACTCTTTGGAGCTCATGTGGACCTAGTTTGATCCTATTTTTCCTTGGAAACAATAAGGTCACCCAAGACTGTAATTTGTCACATGAATATCTGTTTATCTAAggcttaaaaaaatgaattctgaagaTATTGGAGCATTTAGAAAATACCATTTTCTTATAATAAGTAGTTTCTTATTTGAAGTCGTACCATTCATTAAAAGTTTTTGTAAACCCACGTTTGTCATGCATATTTAAACTAAAGATAAGTGGTTACACGTAACTTTGGatcataacaaaaaaaaatcataccctGCACCATCTATTAAGTAGGtaatttttaattggaaacaCATTATATAATAGAAATTGCTGCCTGATGATAGTTAATTAAACTTACCTGTGTCAATGGCAAGTATAGGacacctaaaataaaatgtactctgAAGGAATAGTGTATTGGGGGAAAAGGAGGACGTGTGActgtttctctgaaaaaagaAGTTTTACAACATAGTcaactttgtgttatttttacatcctaataaatgaaaagttaatCCCAGAATTCAGACGGGGATTCTACTTCTTTGACCTCTAATCATGGAACTTGTCAAAGATCCGGGGATTAGAAAGTTGGTGATAAAAGGCCATTTGCCACACACTCAATGAGCAAACCTATGTCAGCATCCACAGAGTTTGGACAGATGACCGTAATAGACAAACTAGACTCAGATTGTAGGTGTGTTTCTGTTAGGTAATAATAGGCTCCATGACTTGTGTGAATCACCGCtaccagaaaacagagaaagcaaagaaggaaataaaggaacagaaagtgTTCAACCCCAGCCCACCTCTATGTAGCTTCATCATAGTTCTGACTTTCCAACAGTCACTTTGTGGCAAAACCTACTTTATGTTTACTCTGTTTATGCAACTTACAACAAAGCAAAATGACTTTTAGCAAGACATTGGCGTTCTTCCTGAACCACAGCAACATAtgggaataagaaaaagaatgaggtgAAAGCGTGGTTTCCTTTAGACTAGTATTTACCGTACACTGGGGAGTGGGCAGCAGGATTATATGTACCACATTGGGACCAGATGGGAAAACTTCATAAAGATCTAAAGATTGCCTAGTGAAACAAAACATAGTTTCTTAGCTTTAGTTTTATATTCTGAATTCACAGGTATCAGTTAAAACTATTTATTGTAAATGAAAAAGCACCTTCCGAAACCAACAATCAAATATTTCTTGGATTTTCTatggctttatatattttagaattgacTTTCCCAGCAGTGATGGGAATCGTCGAGAATTAAATCTATAGCACTTCCTTCTCAGCTGTGTCCGCAGtctgtctcctcttctctctcttcttccttaaaCCCCAGTGCTGAATCCTCAAAGGtgaaaagaaattttcagaataggagaggaaaacatttcagCTATAAGGAAGGGTGTACACTGATAAATGCATCAGAAGTAACAGTCATTTTGGAAACAATGAATGACGTTGCAGTTGAATCTTAGGGTGTTGTTCAAAAGATACCATTACCAGGTAGAGAGCAGAGTATAGAGTGCAACTCGATATGTTTGTCCTGCATTTCTAAActgtcttttgtttctgattgttCTTCCATCgatgttcaatgaatgaatttgtGGATGAATTTTTGACATGTTTGTATGCCTTTCAGTTTGTGACATCTCATATTTCCCAAATGGTTTGTTGAAGTGTTAGCTAATTAGAAGTATTTCTTAAGTAAATATTCAGGAAAAGATTACGCTTAATTTGAACTCTCAATTGATAAgatgttattttctgtatttataaagaTTATAGCTTTTATCAAACTGTTCTAAGTAGTTCGTTTTAACTAATACGTAGATTTGTCAGCAGGACAACACCTAGGAATGACATCGGAGGAAGGGCAAGCGAGGCTTGATGGAAATGAAAAGACCTACACGCATGTATGtgaaatttactttgaaatttctAGTATAGTATGGTTTTCTgtgcttttataatataatacagtccAGTTGAAATTACCTTACATGCTAGCCTTTTAGAGTCAAAAGGTCATAACTGAATGATATTTATAACATTTGAACTAgttacaaaacttaaaatattgttaGAATCTATAGATATTCATAGCTCAAGTTTATCTTTGGATTgaggcaaaaaaaataataaagtcctgAATATTGTCTGcgcctttaatttttataactccCTTACGTAATAAAGAAAGTAACATCAAATATTGAGTCACATGATGAGACAGTTGAAATTATGAACCATGTAAAAATGATGGCCACTGATTCGGGCTCACGCGAAAGGAGTCAGGATTCTCAGGGGTTCAAAATGTGCAGTTCCATATGGCTGGTCACTAAGGTCAAGGTTAGAGATGGATTCTTCCTTGTGACCTCTGTGTAACGGACTCTGAGTCTACATTCAGGGAGAGAATGGGGTCATGCACTCAACTCAACTGCTTTTTAAGAGAATCACACCTTCCAGGATGGGACCTTTGGTTGTTAGGGCACAAACAATaactttctaatttctttcagTTCAGTGTAGGAAATCAGTAAATATGATTTAATGTTTTATCTGCTCTTATTAGTGGGTAGTGAGTAAGTTATAATTGGATGCAACAGATAACTATGTCAATGTGTAACACTGTCATAGTGTATAATTGGAATTAATATTTAGGAATTTGCTTCTCTTACTGATTGATGTTAATCATATGGGCTCCTAATTAAAGTTTGCCTATTCTCCAGTTATTAATcttgaaaaaataatcttaaattcaCTATGGGGTCTCACGATTTAAGATATGGTGGGGTGAACTATTTTAAGTGAGGAAGCCTCTGTGACATTAAAAATCATCTACTATCTCATTTTTTGGGTGGATTTAACATATAAGCGATTGTTCAGTGCAAACGGTGACAAAATTAGTTTTGCgggttcatgtttttcttctaatttagaCTAAGGcaacttatttttcactttctagttACAGTCCAATAATTTGGGAGTAAGTAAATGTAGATTAAGATTCTTAACAGTTAAATTTAgttatattctaatttttctcgGTTCATATTCTATTCTCCAGGTTATACAAGAGGAAAACGACACTCAGAGGCCACTTTCCCGAGAACAGGACAAGAGAATATTACATGATGCAGTTCTGACCAATTGCCTTCAACAacaaaaggagacagaaataaacCTTCAGAAAATGAATTCTGAGGTATTTTCTTTAGTCCTTTtcaaacatgtgtgtgtgtattcgtgtatgtacatattttaaaaaccaatgttGTACGTATGGGAATTGTAGAGgattttaagagagagagagagagagagagagagagtgtgtgtgtgtgtgtgagagtatTTTAGGGGGAGTGACATTTTTGGTCCATTGCAATAAATGATATTCTTGACTGAAGTCCTTTTATGTCCAACAGTCAAGTAGTGACGTTCCCAATGTCTCATCTAAAGGGGAGGCTTTCAATGCTTTTTACAGGGATCGATGAGCTTTCTACAATCTCAAAACTATTGCTACTGATAACGGAAGTTTCAGTGTGAGGCAGTGATTTCATCCCCTTGCTGTATTAGCAGAGAGGTTAGTTTTCACTTCCACTGATTGTAAGGAGTAGAGGCATAGCCAGGTCAGGGACCGTCTTTTAGATCCCGTTCTCCTACTTTTGAGAAAGTAACAACTTGCTCCCAGTAGAGTCCTACTTCAGACTAGGAACTTTTGAAGAAATTGGATGCCGTGATACATACTTAGTGATAATTTATTGGTGAGGATTTTATTCAAAGAAGTCAGTGTATTTGCCCctgtttcacatttatttctcctttaaacattatgaaaaggaaataacacTTATGCAGCAGCAAATGATCTCACTACTTTCTAAGAAGAGCTCTATAATTTTGAGCTTATTTTCCCTGAGTGTTTTGAAATCTAAGGCTTCGTTGGAATTTACATATTTCCACTAGAAGAGCAGCAAGCACACTATTGCGGAGCCCAAAGTCCTGCGGAAAATCCTGACCTTGCTCATCTTTTTAATCACTCTGTTCAAGATTGTGATAACGAAACGAGTTCATTGATGTATAAAGAAGTGCTTAGCGCAATGCCTAGATGTATCAGTGATTAGTAGACTTAATCTTATAAGTGACTCTGAAAGTATTAGAAATGTAGAATATCTTTTCAGTATTCTTGGGAATAAAGTTGTAGGAAATGTAATCAGTCCAAATGTATGCAGAGTGAATACTCTTACTGTGGGAGAGGTGTATATTCAGACGATAACCTCTATTTTAAAGTGTAGTCAGACTtcttaatcttttatttcatgCCTTCTGGGTTTGCTGCCTTTCCAGTTCTGAGACGCTTAAAGTTctcttatgattttaaaattctctttttccatttcatggattcagcatcttatattaattttgtttttaactttttggaatttattcttgtataaaGTTGGAGGTTTGGATTCATCGTTGTATTTTTCCAATGGGATATCCACTTACTGCAACcttttcattatataaacatttaggttcttctttaatttcagagGATATCATGATATGTCATTTCATTGAATGCTAGCTACAAGTCTCCTTTGTTTTACTTAGGTTTCTGAgagttatgaaaaagaaaaagacctgtTGCCTAAAAATCAGATGTTGGGGGATGAAATCGCCATAGGAAGACTGCAAAGGGACACACTGAAAACTCAGaatcaggaaatggaaaaaaagtactTTGAGGACACTGCAAAcgtaaaagaaaagaatgactgTCTTCAAAAGACGAGAAAACTGAATGACGAAACACTAACAAAAACAGTATTTGAATGTAACAGACAGCTTAATGTCCCAACAGCTGAGAATACAATGCTGAACTCTCAGCTGGAGAATGAAAGACAAAgcaaagaaagactgaaaacagaAGCGGAATCCACCCATCATTATAAGCTTAGTAAGCAATTAATAAGACACCTACAAAATGCTTTCCAGGGATTAAGAGATGAATGCTTGCCCTTATTGGACAAAAGCGGGTTTGCTATGTGTAACCGAAAAGAAAAGAAGGCGATTCTTTCTCAACAACTTGCTAAAGCTGGAAGTAAATTCAATAGCTTAGACACTGAGCTCCCTCACACAAGATATGCTGTCAGAGACAGGACATTGGTTTTTGAACCTGTACTGAAAGACCTAAACCAAACTCAGTGTCAAGAGGAGGAAATTGAACCCGTGTATCAGAGGGAACACGGAAACGTGAACACATATATTGGAAAGTCGGAATCCTTAAAGGAGAAAGGTTTTGACTTACAAAGTGGAAATATGCTTCTTCGACGGCAACTGGATGATGCGTTCAACAAAAGTGACAATAATGAAAACTCAGGAATGAGTGTTGAAGAGCAGCTTCAGGAGGGCAGAAAAGTGCTTCAAGCTGAATGTGAAAAACAAGATCCTATTGCGAAAGAGAGACATAAGGAGTTAGTCGACACATTGATTCACTTGGAAGGAAGAATATGCCAGTATGAAAACGATGAATCAGAAAGAGAAGTAAGTATCcagaaaaatagttttcaaatttccCGAAAGAAAATTCAATGTTCAAATATTTGATGATGGCTAAGTGTTGAATCtatctgaatattaaaaatatatagattacAAATGCATTTGTGCTAACAGCTTAAAAGCATACATTGTATCCAGCCAATAAAACTTAGACCTGTGAGGTGCTTTACTTTGAGTCAAGACATTGTGTTGACTATGAAATTTTAAGGTATAAATTGTTATTAGATACATATTGATATGAATGATTTAGTCCTATACTGCTGCaataataattttcatctttgttaCCACATTGTAATACCATTGTGAAGCAGATAAATGGAAATGCTCCTATGCAAACAGAATTTTTAGAGATAAAGGTTCAATTAAGTGGATTACGTAGAGTTAATTCTAGATTTCCCACATGAACTGAAGTGTAGATGCTGTCCCtttccctcacacacacacacatttgataattaagaagcatttattgattgatttcaATGAGAGAGCCACTGTTCTATGCTCTGTAGCTATAAAGCTGGGGTAGAGATGGGGGTGAGAATCTCAATACGTGATTTCTCCCTAAGTCGCTtacagaatagaaagaaaaaagatcaaaacaaacaaacagaacaaagccCCATGGGTGCAAGGTTGTAAGCACAGCAATCAAAGCCTGCTAATGTTATTATAGACACACAGGGATGGGGCACCCAACCCAATCTGAAGAATGGCTGGAGGAGGTTTCAGCTGAGCTGAGCCTCAAAGAACAAAAGGATAGAAGCCAGGAACAGAGGAAGGGAATGGAAGTGGGCAGACAGCATGAGAAGGGTAGCAAGGAAAGACATACACGCAGTGTGACAGGGACAACACTGCAAGGTGACTGGAAATGACACGGGTGCGGTGGGCATGAATGCGTAAGCTGGTAGGAGATGGGGATCAATCTCCCAAGGGCATCTCAGCAGGGTACCAGCATGGTCAGGTCTCAGTTTGGAGCAGACCTCNNNNNNNNNNNNNNNNNNNNNNNNNNNNNNNNNNNNNNNNNNNNNNNNNNNNNNNNNNNNNNNNNNNNNNNNNNNNNNNNNNNNNNNNNNNNNNNNNNNNTTATATTCCCAAATTTGTCCTATTGCATGGCAGACCTTAAACAGTTACTTATTATCAGTATATAGATTCACTTTAAGTCCTGAACTGAGAATCGTGGTCCTAGTATCCTAGTTATCCTATGCCAGTTAACTCATCTTGTACTGATTTAATTCCAGGCAAAACCTAAGCTGAAGTTTCACAAGCAGCCACCACAGCACAGAAAGTCTTAACTTGGTCACTTTCATCCCTGTACGTGACCCAGCAGAAACCATGGTCAAATCTGAGTTTTGAACAGGAATGTCACACAAATCAGATGAGGACCTAAAGTCTTCCTCTGTTGCCATTGTAGTCACCACCACCTATTTGATCAGGATTTGATAAGAGAGTAGCAGGGTGTAGGAGATCACATCTCCTAAGCACAATATCGGGTTGCATAATAACGCTTGTTCATAGCTGCTCTAATGGTACACTTACAATGCTGGGTCTTATGCACTGGAAAGATAGCTGTCAGGGCACATGGGATATGCAAATAAGTCAAGTAACCCAAAGTAGGGCTTGAGCCCTTTCAATAAGTTTGGCTGTGGCAGCCACAGTTCGGAGGCATCCAGAAGGACTCAGAAACATGCTATGGATCTGGAGTCCAACTTTTGAGTTAAATTCTGCTAGCAGTGCCTTTGTTTTCATGGCATATCATGTGGAAagctttttcaaaaattgaaatccTCACACCTTGGGGAGGGACTACAGCCAATTTCAGTTGTTCAAAAGCTTCCTTTAGAATCTAGGGATCAAATCCAAGGGTCTAGAGTATTATTAATTAATTGGTCCATCAGAGGATTTGTCCACTCTGCAAAAGCTGAAATGCACTGTGGAAAATGTCTTACTGGTCCTTCAAATTGTTAAGTTACTTTGTTATTGTGGGTTATTTCATCTACAGAATCAGTTTCCTCCTAGATTCTAACACTTTGTGGCCTTCCACAACCGATTTCCTAAATACTCGACCTCAGTTTGACAATACTGCAGTTTGTCTAATGAACCTGTCCCTGCAAGATGAGGAATTGTAACAAAGCCAAAGTATCAGTTTTGCTTTACTCTTTAGTTTCTGAGGCTCCCAGGAAATCATCTACGTACTCAATAATGATAGATCATCCCACAAGACAGATTTCCCTAAGATGGCTAGAAAAAATAGTAGGAGTCCCGAAACTCTAGAGGAATTCTTTGCTATAAACACTGGACTCTTTCACAGGTGAAAGCAAATGAGAATTTGGACTCATTAGctagagggacagaaagaaaaaaaaaagcagaacataGAGAAAAACTTGGCAGACAACAAAATCAAAGTCAGGAAAGTTTAAGggtatacaaacaaacaaaaacacacaaacttatacatacagacaacagaatggtggctgtcagaggagaagagaggtggGGAAGGACAAAGAGGGTGACGGGGGTCAAATACAAGGTGACAAGGAGACTagattttgggtggtgagcacacaatggagtacacagatgatgtattatatacacctgaaatttatatagtgttattaaccaatgttacccaataaatttagtaaaaatttttttaaaaagaaaagtttcaggGTTAGGGACTACAGTGGTTCATGGAACAACAAATTCATTTACCCTCTAAGATCTGGTACAAATCTTTAGTGGCCAACCATCTTTCTCAAATATATCTTCTTTGCTTGCTGAAAGTATGGGAGTATGACAGGGTgtgtccctttttaaaaattatgccttgtttttctaatttatttcttttttttttttaaatcaggacaCAAGTTCTTTTAATTATACTCTTGAAAACCATCACAAGTCATAACATTGACAAATGCAGCAAAGCTTCCACCTCCCCTTGCCCGTGAGGAGCCCGTGTCCATTTCAGGCTTCATGTTTCATGGTATTTGGTCAGAGCCTTAAAACCGGCCCACACACTAGGCCGAGATGTCAAGACAATAACTGATTCAGTTAAATAACAGTCCCAAGGTAGGCGTCTAATAGGCGACTGCCCACTTCAATCCAGAGCCTGCTCTTCTGTCCGAAGCCACTGGAACCTGACATCTCCCTCATACCTCCCTGAGCTCCCAATAAGCCTGCCATCTTCTGACAGGTGGCTGCAGGTTGGCATGAACCGAACCCCTGCGAAAAACGTCTTCAACCAACACCTGCCCACAAGGCCAGTCGGCGAGCATCTGTCAGGGCCCTGAACTGGTCAGCAGGTTATGGACTCCTTTCTAGGTCTAAACAATACTCGCTTACTGTGCTCACCGTAACCTTGAGAGGGAAGGCAAGGGCACACAAATAAGATGTCCCACCTGCAGAAAACGAGGGGCGTTTGCACACATTTTACGAACCAGGACTTGACCCTTAATGTCTGGGTCTAGCTCGTCGCACCTCAGAACTGAATCAGAGCTATGCGGTCCCACCTGGCCAGGTACGACCAGAGCCGTCACCCAGAACTGCCCTTCTCCGAAGGCAAAGTGCACACGAACCCCTATCTGCAGTGCGGCGATGTTCCTGGTTGACTCTATGAGCAGGCCAGAGGGGAAACGTTTCTTACACCAGGACAACGGGAGCCTGAAACGCCGGAAGAGGCAGGGTCTGCACACCTGGACGGCTGCCTGCGCCTGCGCAGAAACCACGTGTCCTCCCGCCCGCGGGAAGCGCTGTGGGGTCTGAAGTGGTCTGGTCCTTCTCAGGCATTAAATGGCTGCCTGAGCCGCCGGAAGGTGACAGGAGACAAAGGGAGCAAGCGCTGAAGGTAACGAGCACGTGTAGGTGTTGGAGACCCCGGCACAGGGGCCGGCAGGCAGGGCTCGGGGCTGTTACAGTCACGGGCTCAAACACGAAAGCAAACAAAGTGTTGCGGGGAAAAGGCTGCCCTGTAGTCTGTCGGAACAACGCTCGCTCTCTCACAGCCTTCCTTGACCATTTAAACCCACGCCATGTGACTAGAGGCCTACTCTGTCCAGTGAATTCTATGCAAATGTTTCATGATTCTGCTACAACAGAACAAGGTGTAGCTGGTACAGATTTCACATCCCGGGACCggaggagagggaaggcaggaagCACGGGAGATGCCTCCTTCCCTGCTGAGCTCCTCAGATCCCAGAGGAGCCCAGCCCCCAGCAGGTGGACCCTCCCCAGGGACAGGGCTAGGGTCCTCCAGCCCCTCTGCAGCCTCCAGAAACATTCCTCCTCCCACAGCAGGCACTCCCGTTATTATGCCTCTAGACACGCGGATATATCCAAGGACGCCCCACCGAAGCCAAGCTCCGGGGCTGGCTCCTCCCACAGTCAAGGCCAAGTTCAGCTCAGGAAGCAGTACAGTAGCCCCTCCCTACTCAGCTACGAAGTTCGGGGCTGGGCTCGGAAAGAAGCCCTCCCCAAGGGGCAGTGAGGTCGCCTgctcctcccctgctctctcGGGCCTTCCCCGAAGCCGCCTCGTCTACTCCTTGGGGATCTCGAACATGCAGAGGCTCTTGTACTTTTGCAGAAGCTCATTCTTGGTCCTGACTTGCTCGCGGAGGCTGTGcagctgttgctgctgctgctgctctgggctcAGGTGGATGCCAGGCATGGTGCTGATGACCTTTTACATCTCCTGGAACTTGGCCTTGAGGGCGTTCAGGTCCTGGTGGGTGTCCGGGCTGTCCTTGTCCATGCATTTGATGATATTGTGAACCAAAGGTAAAAAGGAGTAGTTCTCCTTTGTTGCAAGCACCTGTAAGGGCAGTACCAcacttcagtctcttcctgaaagtcaaggggacattaacccctcggcaGGCCCTACGTCCCTGTGTGGTACTCATGAcgcgagtggggaacaaagtcccggcacacaggttcagatagagtgagtgtggggacagagtcccagagaccagtttccaggctcttggcctcacgtggaaatgtgctgacttgggtagtagatggccgtcagcggTGGCTGATTGACTggcagctgtaaccagttagccaattaaccactgatataactgccatggctgctttggttggtcagtcggtcggttggcaggcagagaaggggacagcaggttgcaggtcgtgtggctccagcctccagggagactatagtggtatgactcccctacctatggctccgtgggtgttcctttttggcctagccatatcctgcgttcttatgtggggagcgggaccagagaccccacaggccgccctgcacgacacaaggcgcagcaagcagggtctcccacacgacagtGAGTAACACAACTTCATTTGGGAGCCAAtatccctccagaggccaatgctctggtaagctcAGAAGGCTatacagaacagaatagaatttaataacgaaccaagtcccagagtcaaatTGAAGTGGAGAAAATCCCTGGTCCGGGAGAGACGGCAGCGCCCACGACgggtctgaggcgagctggtcttgcaaggaagaacttcagGGAGTCCCGGAATAGCTCAGCTTGCACCTCGCAGAGAACTCTGTGGGATCGTCCAGAAGAACATCCTGGAGGATCGTCCTGGAGTGTCTGGCTCAGAGCCTCGCAGAGGGGCTTAGCCGGAGCGCCCAGTCAGACCACCCACGGCATTGCTCTgcagtt contains the following coding sequences:
- the LOC141568958 gene encoding LOW QUALITY PROTEIN: mediator of RNA polymerase II transcription subunit 9-like (The sequence of the model RefSeq protein was modified relative to this genomic sequence to represent the inferred CDS: substituted 1 base at 1 genomic stop codon), which translates into the protein MASARVSSVLATKENYSFLPLVHNIIKCMDKDSPDTHQDLNALKAKFQEMXKVISTMPGIHLSPEQQQQQQLHSLREQVRTKNELLQKYKSLCMFEIPKE